In a genomic window of Phragmites australis chromosome 14, lpPhrAust1.1, whole genome shotgun sequence:
- the LOC133890518 gene encoding protein GRIP-like isoform X1: MDPEESAVPAPTAEAAAEAPPPMEEERARPVQEVPADAAAGEDSQAGGGEAAGRTHEEEELARAVVELGLQNEYLRSQIAGSQPMGRGNEGSESELVRGLKEQVESLTREVREQRQSREAALEHVNVAYAEADSKVQNLTAKLAEAQQKKEKELKERDDKYVELDTKFQRLHKRAKQRIQDIQKEKDDLEARFNEISKKAEQATSLQLAAQQDLERARQQASEALRSMDAEKQQLRTVNNKLRANLDETRLALEAKNNSLEKLQQSMFEKEQMLEKIQGSLQSAEDKRTAIISELTAKHQKQLESLQSQLAEVSAERTKASETIQSLQVVLMEKDSEIAEIKAAATGEAARLRAALEEVKGELAHLKDQHEKERQSREAACESLRSKLEASESACLRSEIDFAKVKSQLELELSTQNQLLQAKDSDLVAAKHEISRLESEFSAYKVRAHALLQKKDAELNAAKNSDLIKAHEEAIREAEKEVAAALTERDKAIHDLQNAQSRHGDEIEARDLALADAEKKLKNVMKKLDSVTSNFLSEKEWWEKNLASVEENWRLKCESLKAQSNGHVDDQLEKNLRELKLKYEKLKEEHDSFRDIADRMIEDKEREIAKLLKENRDLQHSLEAKAAVSNNDYQSQGPVKQDTMGVELAEQQILLLARQQAQREEESAQSQRHILALQQEIEELERENRLHDQQEAMLKTELRNMERSQKREGIDLTYLKNVILKLLETGEVGALLPVVAMLLQFSPDELKKCQHGVLSNVASSQPAAVPDGATTPNSFFARFSF; the protein is encoded by the exons ATGGATCCCGAAGAGAGCGCCGTGCCGGCGCCGACCGCAGAAGCTGCGGCGGAGGCGCCTCCTCCTAtggaagaagagagggcacgGCCAGTGCAGGAAGTGCCGGCGGATGCGGCAGCGGGGGAGGACAGCCAGGCGGGTGGGGGCGAGGCGGCGGGGCGGAcccacgaggaggaggagctggcgCGGGCTGTGGTGGAGCTCGGCCTCCAGAACGAGTACCTCAGGTCCCAGATCGCCGGTTCCCAGCCGATGGGACGCGGCAATGAGGGCTCGGAGTCGGAGCTCGTGAGGGGCTTGAAAGAGCAGGTCGAGAGCCTCACTAGGGAGGTGCGGGAGCAGCGGCAGTCGCGGGAGGCAGCTCTGGAGCACGTCAACGTGGCCTATGCCGAGGCCGACAGCAAGGTCCAGAATCTCACCGCCAAGCTCGCCGAAG CTCagcagaaaaaggaaaaagaactaaAAGAACGTGATGACAAATATGTTGAGCTGGATACCAAGTTCCAGAGGCTTCACAAGCGTGCAAAACAACGTATACAAGATATACAGAAG GAAAAAGATGACCTGGAAGCTCGGTTTAATGAAATTAGTAAGAAGGCTGAACAGGCTACTTCTCTTCAATTAGCAGCACAGCAGGATCTGGAGCGTGCTCGTCAGCAGGCTAGTGAGGCTTTACGGTCAATGGATGCTGAAAAGCAGCAGTTGCGGACAGTGAACAACAA GTTGAGAGCTAACCTCGATGAGACACGTCTTGCCTTGGAGGCCAAAAATAATTCCCTGGAGAAGTTGCAACAATCAATGTTTGAAAAAGAGCAG ATGCTAGAGAAAATTCAAGGATCACTGCAATCTGCCGAAGATAAGAGGACGGCAATAATTTCAGAGCTCACTGCTAAGCATCAGAAG CAATTAGAAAGCTTGCAGTCTCAGCTTGCTGAAGTTTCTGCAGAAAGGACGAAGGCATCTGAAACAATTCAATCTCTTCAG GTGGTACTAATGGAAAAAGATTCAGAAATAGCTGAAATCAAAGCAGCAGCAACAGGTGAAGCTGCCCGACTTAGAGCTGCCCTGGAAGAGGTTAAAGGGGAGCTTGCTCATCTAAAGGATCAACAT GAAAAAGAAAGGCAAAGCCGGGAAGCTGCTTGTGAATCTCTTAGGTCAAAGCTGGAAGCATCAGAAAGTGCATGCCTTAGATCTGAGATAGACTTTGCCAAAGTTAAAA GTCAATTGGAGTTAGAGTTGTCAACACAAAATCAATTGTTACAAGCCAAAGATTCTGATCTAGTGGCTGCAAAACACGAG ATTAGTCGACTGGAAAGTGAATTTTCTGCGTACAAGGTCCGGGCACATGCGCTTCTGCAAAAGAAGGATGCTGAGCTGAACGCAGCTAAAAATTCAGATTTGATTAAAGCACATGAAGAAGCAATAAGG GAAGCCGAAAAGGAGGTGGCAGCTGCCTTGACAGAACGAGATAAAGCAATCCATGACCTTCAAAATGCACAATCTAGACACGGTGACGAGATTGAGGCAAG AGATTTGGCTCTTGCTGATGCTGAGAAAAAGCTAAAGAATGTAATGAAAAAATTAGATTCTGTTACTTCTAATTTCCTCTCAGAGAAAGAATGGTGGGAGAAAAACTTGGCAAGCGTAGAGGAAAACTGGAGAT TGAAATGCGAGTCCTTGAAGGCTCAGAGCAATGGCCATGTTGACGATCAACTTGAGAAGAATTTAAGGGAGTTGAAACTGAAATATGAGAAATTGAAG GAAGAGCATGATTCATTCCGTGATATTGCTGATAGAATGATTGAAGACAAGGAAAGAGAGATAGCTAAACTCCTCAAGGAAAATAGGGATCTTCAACATTCTTTAGAGGCTAAAGCAGCA GTTAGCAACAATGATTATCAAAGTCAAG GACCTGTTAAGCAGGATACAATGGGTGTTGAATTGGCCGAGCAGCAAATTCTG CTTCTTGCACGGCAACAAGCACAAAGAGAAGAGGAATCGGCTCAGTCACAGAGGCATATCTTAGCTCTTCAA CAAGAAATTGAGGAGCTCGAGCGTGAAAACCGCCTTCATGATCAACAG GAAGCAATGTTGAAAACTGAGCTTCGCAATATGGAGAGATCACAAAAGCGAGAAGGAATAGATTTGACATATCTAAAAAATGTGATTCTAAAGCTTCTTGAAACAG GGGAAGTGGGGGCCTTGTTGCCTGTGGTTGCAATGTTACTACAATTCAGTCCTGATGAG CTCAAGAAGTGCCAGCATGGTGTCCTTTCAAATGTGGCTTCGTCACAGCCTGCTGCAGTGCCAGATGGTGCAACCACACCAAATTCGTTCTTTGCAAGATTCTCGTTCTAG
- the LOC133890518 gene encoding protein GRIP-like isoform X3, translated as MPRPTARSRISPPSSPKQKKEKELKERDDKYVELDTKFQRLHKRAKQRIQDIQKEKDDLEARFNEISKKAEQATSLQLAAQQDLERARQQASEALRSMDAEKQQLRTVNNKLRANLDETRLALEAKNNSLEKLQQSMFEKEQMLEKIQGSLQSAEDKRTAIISELTAKHQKQLESLQSQLAEVSAERTKASETIQSLQVVLMEKDSEIAEIKAAATGEAARLRAALEEVKGELAHLKDQHEKERQSREAACESLRSKLEASESACLRSEIDFAKVKSQLELELSTQNQLLQAKDSDLVAAKHEISRLESEFSAYKVRAHALLQKKDAELNAAKNSDLIKAHEEAIREAEKEVAAALTERDKAIHDLQNAQSRHGDEIEARDLALADAEKKLKNVMKKLDSVTSNFLSEKEWWEKNLASVEENWRLKCESLKAQSNGHVDDQLEKNLRELKLKYEKLKEEHDSFRDIADRMIEDKEREIAKLLKENRDLQHSLEAKAAVSNNDYQSQGPVKQDTMGVELAEQQILLLARQQAQREEESAQSQRHILALQQEIEELERENRLHDQQEAMLKTELRNMERSQKREGIDLTYLKNVILKLLETGEVGALLPVVAMLLQFSPDELKKCQHGVLSNVASSQPAAVPDGATTPNSFFARFSF; from the exons ATGCCGAGGCCGACAGCAAGGTCCAGAATCTCACCGCCAAGCTCGCCGAAG cagaaaaaggaaaaagaactaaAAGAACGTGATGACAAATATGTTGAGCTGGATACCAAGTTCCAGAGGCTTCACAAGCGTGCAAAACAACGTATACAAGATATACAGAAG GAAAAAGATGACCTGGAAGCTCGGTTTAATGAAATTAGTAAGAAGGCTGAACAGGCTACTTCTCTTCAATTAGCAGCACAGCAGGATCTGGAGCGTGCTCGTCAGCAGGCTAGTGAGGCTTTACGGTCAATGGATGCTGAAAAGCAGCAGTTGCGGACAGTGAACAACAA GTTGAGAGCTAACCTCGATGAGACACGTCTTGCCTTGGAGGCCAAAAATAATTCCCTGGAGAAGTTGCAACAATCAATGTTTGAAAAAGAGCAG ATGCTAGAGAAAATTCAAGGATCACTGCAATCTGCCGAAGATAAGAGGACGGCAATAATTTCAGAGCTCACTGCTAAGCATCAGAAG CAATTAGAAAGCTTGCAGTCTCAGCTTGCTGAAGTTTCTGCAGAAAGGACGAAGGCATCTGAAACAATTCAATCTCTTCAG GTGGTACTAATGGAAAAAGATTCAGAAATAGCTGAAATCAAAGCAGCAGCAACAGGTGAAGCTGCCCGACTTAGAGCTGCCCTGGAAGAGGTTAAAGGGGAGCTTGCTCATCTAAAGGATCAACAT GAAAAAGAAAGGCAAAGCCGGGAAGCTGCTTGTGAATCTCTTAGGTCAAAGCTGGAAGCATCAGAAAGTGCATGCCTTAGATCTGAGATAGACTTTGCCAAAGTTAAAA GTCAATTGGAGTTAGAGTTGTCAACACAAAATCAATTGTTACAAGCCAAAGATTCTGATCTAGTGGCTGCAAAACACGAG ATTAGTCGACTGGAAAGTGAATTTTCTGCGTACAAGGTCCGGGCACATGCGCTTCTGCAAAAGAAGGATGCTGAGCTGAACGCAGCTAAAAATTCAGATTTGATTAAAGCACATGAAGAAGCAATAAGG GAAGCCGAAAAGGAGGTGGCAGCTGCCTTGACAGAACGAGATAAAGCAATCCATGACCTTCAAAATGCACAATCTAGACACGGTGACGAGATTGAGGCAAG AGATTTGGCTCTTGCTGATGCTGAGAAAAAGCTAAAGAATGTAATGAAAAAATTAGATTCTGTTACTTCTAATTTCCTCTCAGAGAAAGAATGGTGGGAGAAAAACTTGGCAAGCGTAGAGGAAAACTGGAGAT TGAAATGCGAGTCCTTGAAGGCTCAGAGCAATGGCCATGTTGACGATCAACTTGAGAAGAATTTAAGGGAGTTGAAACTGAAATATGAGAAATTGAAG GAAGAGCATGATTCATTCCGTGATATTGCTGATAGAATGATTGAAGACAAGGAAAGAGAGATAGCTAAACTCCTCAAGGAAAATAGGGATCTTCAACATTCTTTAGAGGCTAAAGCAGCA GTTAGCAACAATGATTATCAAAGTCAAG GACCTGTTAAGCAGGATACAATGGGTGTTGAATTGGCCGAGCAGCAAATTCTG CTTCTTGCACGGCAACAAGCACAAAGAGAAGAGGAATCGGCTCAGTCACAGAGGCATATCTTAGCTCTTCAA CAAGAAATTGAGGAGCTCGAGCGTGAAAACCGCCTTCATGATCAACAG GAAGCAATGTTGAAAACTGAGCTTCGCAATATGGAGAGATCACAAAAGCGAGAAGGAATAGATTTGACATATCTAAAAAATGTGATTCTAAAGCTTCTTGAAACAG GGGAAGTGGGGGCCTTGTTGCCTGTGGTTGCAATGTTACTACAATTCAGTCCTGATGAG CTCAAGAAGTGCCAGCATGGTGTCCTTTCAAATGTGGCTTCGTCACAGCCTGCTGCAGTGCCAGATGGTGCAACCACACCAAATTCGTTCTTTGCAAGATTCTCGTTCTAG
- the LOC133890518 gene encoding protein GRIP-like isoform X4, producing MYVAQQKKEKELKERDDKYVELDTKFQRLHKRAKQRIQDIQKEKDDLEARFNEISKKAEQATSLQLAAQQDLERARQQASEALRSMDAEKQQLRTVNNKLRANLDETRLALEAKNNSLEKLQQSMFEKEQMLEKIQGSLQSAEDKRTAIISELTAKHQKQLESLQSQLAEVSAERTKASETIQSLQVVLMEKDSEIAEIKAAATGEAARLRAALEEVKGELAHLKDQHEKERQSREAACESLRSKLEASESACLRSEIDFAKVKSQLELELSTQNQLLQAKDSDLVAAKHEISRLESEFSAYKVRAHALLQKKDAELNAAKNSDLIKAHEEAIREAEKEVAAALTERDKAIHDLQNAQSRHGDEIEARDLALADAEKKLKNVMKKLDSVTSNFLSEKEWWEKNLASVEENWRLKCESLKAQSNGHVDDQLEKNLRELKLKYEKLKEEHDSFRDIADRMIEDKEREIAKLLKENRDLQHSLEAKAAVSNNDYQSQGPVKQDTMGVELAEQQILLLARQQAQREEESAQSQRHILALQQEIEELERENRLHDQQEAMLKTELRNMERSQKREGIDLTYLKNVILKLLETGEVGALLPVVAMLLQFSPDELKKCQHGVLSNVASSQPAAVPDGATTPNSFFARFSF from the exons ATGTATGTAGCTCagcagaaaaaggaaaaagaactaaAAGAACGTGATGACAAATATGTTGAGCTGGATACCAAGTTCCAGAGGCTTCACAAGCGTGCAAAACAACGTATACAAGATATACAGAAG GAAAAAGATGACCTGGAAGCTCGGTTTAATGAAATTAGTAAGAAGGCTGAACAGGCTACTTCTCTTCAATTAGCAGCACAGCAGGATCTGGAGCGTGCTCGTCAGCAGGCTAGTGAGGCTTTACGGTCAATGGATGCTGAAAAGCAGCAGTTGCGGACAGTGAACAACAA GTTGAGAGCTAACCTCGATGAGACACGTCTTGCCTTGGAGGCCAAAAATAATTCCCTGGAGAAGTTGCAACAATCAATGTTTGAAAAAGAGCAG ATGCTAGAGAAAATTCAAGGATCACTGCAATCTGCCGAAGATAAGAGGACGGCAATAATTTCAGAGCTCACTGCTAAGCATCAGAAG CAATTAGAAAGCTTGCAGTCTCAGCTTGCTGAAGTTTCTGCAGAAAGGACGAAGGCATCTGAAACAATTCAATCTCTTCAG GTGGTACTAATGGAAAAAGATTCAGAAATAGCTGAAATCAAAGCAGCAGCAACAGGTGAAGCTGCCCGACTTAGAGCTGCCCTGGAAGAGGTTAAAGGGGAGCTTGCTCATCTAAAGGATCAACAT GAAAAAGAAAGGCAAAGCCGGGAAGCTGCTTGTGAATCTCTTAGGTCAAAGCTGGAAGCATCAGAAAGTGCATGCCTTAGATCTGAGATAGACTTTGCCAAAGTTAAAA GTCAATTGGAGTTAGAGTTGTCAACACAAAATCAATTGTTACAAGCCAAAGATTCTGATCTAGTGGCTGCAAAACACGAG ATTAGTCGACTGGAAAGTGAATTTTCTGCGTACAAGGTCCGGGCACATGCGCTTCTGCAAAAGAAGGATGCTGAGCTGAACGCAGCTAAAAATTCAGATTTGATTAAAGCACATGAAGAAGCAATAAGG GAAGCCGAAAAGGAGGTGGCAGCTGCCTTGACAGAACGAGATAAAGCAATCCATGACCTTCAAAATGCACAATCTAGACACGGTGACGAGATTGAGGCAAG AGATTTGGCTCTTGCTGATGCTGAGAAAAAGCTAAAGAATGTAATGAAAAAATTAGATTCTGTTACTTCTAATTTCCTCTCAGAGAAAGAATGGTGGGAGAAAAACTTGGCAAGCGTAGAGGAAAACTGGAGAT TGAAATGCGAGTCCTTGAAGGCTCAGAGCAATGGCCATGTTGACGATCAACTTGAGAAGAATTTAAGGGAGTTGAAACTGAAATATGAGAAATTGAAG GAAGAGCATGATTCATTCCGTGATATTGCTGATAGAATGATTGAAGACAAGGAAAGAGAGATAGCTAAACTCCTCAAGGAAAATAGGGATCTTCAACATTCTTTAGAGGCTAAAGCAGCA GTTAGCAACAATGATTATCAAAGTCAAG GACCTGTTAAGCAGGATACAATGGGTGTTGAATTGGCCGAGCAGCAAATTCTG CTTCTTGCACGGCAACAAGCACAAAGAGAAGAGGAATCGGCTCAGTCACAGAGGCATATCTTAGCTCTTCAA CAAGAAATTGAGGAGCTCGAGCGTGAAAACCGCCTTCATGATCAACAG GAAGCAATGTTGAAAACTGAGCTTCGCAATATGGAGAGATCACAAAAGCGAGAAGGAATAGATTTGACATATCTAAAAAATGTGATTCTAAAGCTTCTTGAAACAG GGGAAGTGGGGGCCTTGTTGCCTGTGGTTGCAATGTTACTACAATTCAGTCCTGATGAG CTCAAGAAGTGCCAGCATGGTGTCCTTTCAAATGTGGCTTCGTCACAGCCTGCTGCAGTGCCAGATGGTGCAACCACACCAAATTCGTTCTTTGCAAGATTCTCGTTCTAG
- the LOC133890518 gene encoding protein GRIP-like isoform X2: protein MDPEESAVPAPTAEAAAEAPPPMEEERARPVQEVPADAAAGEDSQAGGGEAAGRTHEEEELARAVVELGLQNEYLRSQIAGSQPMGRGNEGSESELVRGLKEQVESLTREVREQRQSREAALEHVNVAYAEADSKVQNLTAKLAEAQQKKEKELKERDDKYVELDTKFQRLHKRAKQRIQDIQKEKDDLEARFNEISKKAEQATSLQLAAQQDLERARQQASEALRSMDAEKQQLRTVNNKLRANLDETRLALEAKNNSLEKLQQSMFEKEQMLEKIQGSLQSAEDKRTAIISELTAKHQKQLESLQSQLAEVSAERTKASETIQSLQEKERQSREAACESLRSKLEASESACLRSEIDFAKVKSQLELELSTQNQLLQAKDSDLVAAKHEISRLESEFSAYKVRAHALLQKKDAELNAAKNSDLIKAHEEAIREAEKEVAAALTERDKAIHDLQNAQSRHGDEIEARDLALADAEKKLKNVMKKLDSVTSNFLSEKEWWEKNLASVEENWRLKCESLKAQSNGHVDDQLEKNLRELKLKYEKLKEEHDSFRDIADRMIEDKEREIAKLLKENRDLQHSLEAKAAVSNNDYQSQGPVKQDTMGVELAEQQILLLARQQAQREEESAQSQRHILALQQEIEELERENRLHDQQEAMLKTELRNMERSQKREGIDLTYLKNVILKLLETGEVGALLPVVAMLLQFSPDELKKCQHGVLSNVASSQPAAVPDGATTPNSFFARFSF, encoded by the exons ATGGATCCCGAAGAGAGCGCCGTGCCGGCGCCGACCGCAGAAGCTGCGGCGGAGGCGCCTCCTCCTAtggaagaagagagggcacgGCCAGTGCAGGAAGTGCCGGCGGATGCGGCAGCGGGGGAGGACAGCCAGGCGGGTGGGGGCGAGGCGGCGGGGCGGAcccacgaggaggaggagctggcgCGGGCTGTGGTGGAGCTCGGCCTCCAGAACGAGTACCTCAGGTCCCAGATCGCCGGTTCCCAGCCGATGGGACGCGGCAATGAGGGCTCGGAGTCGGAGCTCGTGAGGGGCTTGAAAGAGCAGGTCGAGAGCCTCACTAGGGAGGTGCGGGAGCAGCGGCAGTCGCGGGAGGCAGCTCTGGAGCACGTCAACGTGGCCTATGCCGAGGCCGACAGCAAGGTCCAGAATCTCACCGCCAAGCTCGCCGAAG CTCagcagaaaaaggaaaaagaactaaAAGAACGTGATGACAAATATGTTGAGCTGGATACCAAGTTCCAGAGGCTTCACAAGCGTGCAAAACAACGTATACAAGATATACAGAAG GAAAAAGATGACCTGGAAGCTCGGTTTAATGAAATTAGTAAGAAGGCTGAACAGGCTACTTCTCTTCAATTAGCAGCACAGCAGGATCTGGAGCGTGCTCGTCAGCAGGCTAGTGAGGCTTTACGGTCAATGGATGCTGAAAAGCAGCAGTTGCGGACAGTGAACAACAA GTTGAGAGCTAACCTCGATGAGACACGTCTTGCCTTGGAGGCCAAAAATAATTCCCTGGAGAAGTTGCAACAATCAATGTTTGAAAAAGAGCAG ATGCTAGAGAAAATTCAAGGATCACTGCAATCTGCCGAAGATAAGAGGACGGCAATAATTTCAGAGCTCACTGCTAAGCATCAGAAG CAATTAGAAAGCTTGCAGTCTCAGCTTGCTGAAGTTTCTGCAGAAAGGACGAAGGCATCTGAAACAATTCAATCTCTTCAG GAAAAAGAAAGGCAAAGCCGGGAAGCTGCTTGTGAATCTCTTAGGTCAAAGCTGGAAGCATCAGAAAGTGCATGCCTTAGATCTGAGATAGACTTTGCCAAAGTTAAAA GTCAATTGGAGTTAGAGTTGTCAACACAAAATCAATTGTTACAAGCCAAAGATTCTGATCTAGTGGCTGCAAAACACGAG ATTAGTCGACTGGAAAGTGAATTTTCTGCGTACAAGGTCCGGGCACATGCGCTTCTGCAAAAGAAGGATGCTGAGCTGAACGCAGCTAAAAATTCAGATTTGATTAAAGCACATGAAGAAGCAATAAGG GAAGCCGAAAAGGAGGTGGCAGCTGCCTTGACAGAACGAGATAAAGCAATCCATGACCTTCAAAATGCACAATCTAGACACGGTGACGAGATTGAGGCAAG AGATTTGGCTCTTGCTGATGCTGAGAAAAAGCTAAAGAATGTAATGAAAAAATTAGATTCTGTTACTTCTAATTTCCTCTCAGAGAAAGAATGGTGGGAGAAAAACTTGGCAAGCGTAGAGGAAAACTGGAGAT TGAAATGCGAGTCCTTGAAGGCTCAGAGCAATGGCCATGTTGACGATCAACTTGAGAAGAATTTAAGGGAGTTGAAACTGAAATATGAGAAATTGAAG GAAGAGCATGATTCATTCCGTGATATTGCTGATAGAATGATTGAAGACAAGGAAAGAGAGATAGCTAAACTCCTCAAGGAAAATAGGGATCTTCAACATTCTTTAGAGGCTAAAGCAGCA GTTAGCAACAATGATTATCAAAGTCAAG GACCTGTTAAGCAGGATACAATGGGTGTTGAATTGGCCGAGCAGCAAATTCTG CTTCTTGCACGGCAACAAGCACAAAGAGAAGAGGAATCGGCTCAGTCACAGAGGCATATCTTAGCTCTTCAA CAAGAAATTGAGGAGCTCGAGCGTGAAAACCGCCTTCATGATCAACAG GAAGCAATGTTGAAAACTGAGCTTCGCAATATGGAGAGATCACAAAAGCGAGAAGGAATAGATTTGACATATCTAAAAAATGTGATTCTAAAGCTTCTTGAAACAG GGGAAGTGGGGGCCTTGTTGCCTGTGGTTGCAATGTTACTACAATTCAGTCCTGATGAG CTCAAGAAGTGCCAGCATGGTGTCCTTTCAAATGTGGCTTCGTCACAGCCTGCTGCAGTGCCAGATGGTGCAACCACACCAAATTCGTTCTTTGCAAGATTCTCGTTCTAG
- the LOC133891169 gene encoding uncharacterized protein LOC133891169: protein MDHRPPLDVSPRRLRPRPHRVQRPPLAPSSSVKTPPGSIKKAATPMRASTCAIPSPIRLEPSPMRASISALPVPRLEPSLPRTKLDFPAAAAPSPARATGKENLPATELSPPARAARKENLPAGVDHDERVALDLAALARAASPVAGPLFVRGRLYDLYSARRNERLKRKHGFPYGGDWEAVDAEVMAEDPCVAVELSKRRVANKASTGAGAESVRRSMPAGDFAVGRAKGLAPRSSLRASKEMKKATAASGSVSLVKERTINSRSSARRM, encoded by the exons ATGGATCACCGGCCACCGCTCGACGTCTCcccgcgccgcctccgcccgCGCCCGCACCGCGTCCAAAGGCCGCCCCTGGCGCCGTCCTCCTCCGTCAAGACACCGCCAG GATCGATCAAGAAGGCGGCGACCCCGATGCGCGCGTCCACCTGCGCGATCCCGTCGCCGATCCGCCTCGAGCCGAGTCCGATGCGCGCGTCCATCTCCGCGCTCCCGGTGCCGCGCCTGGAGCCGAGCCTGCCGCGCACGAAGCTGGACTTcccagcagccgccgcgccgtCGCCGGCAAGAGCGACGGGGAAGGAGAACCTCCCCGCCACCGAGCTGTCGCCCCCGGCAAGGGCGGCCCGGAAGGAGAACCTCCCCGCCGGCGTCGACCACGATGAGAGGGTGGCGCTCGACCTCGCCGCGTTGGCCAGGGCGGCCTCGCCGGTCGCCGGCCCGCTCTTCGTGCGGGGCAGGCTCTACGACCTCTACTCGGCGCGGCGCAACGAGCGGCTTAAGCGCAAGCACGGCTTCCCCTACGGCGGCGACTGGGAGGCGGTGGACGCGGAGGTGATGGCCGAGGACCCCTGCGTCGCCGTCGAGCTGTCCAAGCGCCGCGTCGCCAATAAGGCCTCCACCGGCGCTGGCGCCGAGTCCGTGCGGAGGTCCATGCCAGCTGGCGACTTCGCGGTGGGCCGGGCTAAAGGCCTGGCGCCGAGGTCCTCCCTGAGGGCCAGCAAGGAGATGAAGAAGGCCACTGCCGCATCCGGCTCCGTATCGTTGGTCAAGGAGAGGACAATCAACTCCAGGTCGTCGGCTCGCCGGATGTGA